From a single Cyclobacterium marinum DSM 745 genomic region:
- a CDS encoding GDCCVxC domain-containing (seleno)protein, protein MSEVVLKSTITCPKCGHQKEETMPTDACQYFYECENCKEVLKPIQGDCCVYCSYGTVACPPIQEGGKSSCCG, encoded by the coding sequence ATGAGTGAAGTAGTTCTTAAATCAACAATTACTTGTCCTAAGTGTGGACATCAAAAAGAAGAAACCATGCCAACAGATGCATGTCAGTATTTCTATGAATGCGAAAACTGTAAAGAAGTACTTAAACCCATACAAGGTGATTGTTGCGTTTATTGCTCTTATGGTACAGTAGCTTGCCCACCAATCCAAGAAGGTGGTAAAAGTTCATGTTGTGGGTAA
- a CDS encoding DUF6943 family protein, which produces MLWVNQTIKIKRAAKLGGFAHAHRTTGLPRSSPTGFDKNLHPTGSIFPKNLVNRATPTFSRAFSFLFFPFFFSLLKMSVRSAASIILMACYMKSFRLKTHRLGTTYNKPHFFILNKGLNSGKPLCTPCPNCFVCLLENEADREFLYWLCFGLWRSKSFHFYLKGSVIPFITIDEIRKVIRESEVKASTKEKAFEKSIQALKLLDVNEQKIKLTLKMIDTARQSIFHNLMKETGAG; this is translated from the coding sequence ATGTTGTGGGTAAATCAGACAATCAAAATAAAGAGAGCAGCAAAGTTAGGTGGGTTCGCACATGCCCACCGCACAACCGGATTGCCAAGGTCAAGCCCTACGGGTTTTGATAAAAATCTCCACCCTACGGGTAGTATTTTTCCCAAAAACCTTGTCAACCGTGCCACACCCACCTTTTCAAGAGCTTTCTCTTTTCTTTTTTTCCCTTTTTTCTTTTCTCTTTTGAAAATGTCTGTGCGAAGCGCAGCGAGCATAATTCTAATGGCTTGCTATATGAAATCGTTTCGCTTGAAAACACACAGACTAGGAACCACCTACAACAAACCCCATTTCTTTATCCTGAATAAAGGATTGAACAGTGGAAAACCTCTTTGCACACCTTGCCCGAATTGCTTTGTATGTCTTTTGGAAAATGAGGCAGATAGAGAGTTTCTGTATTGGCTATGCTTCGGACTGTGGAGGTCTAAGTCATTCCATTTCTATTTGAAAGGCTCGGTGATTCCATTCATAACTATTGACGAGATCCGAAAGGTTATAAGAGAAAGTGAAGTCAAAGCAAGCACCAAAGAGAAGGCATTTGAAAAGTCGATTCAGGCACTAAAACTATTGGATGTCAACGAGCAAAAAATCAAGCTCACCTTAAAAATGATAGATACTGCCAGGCAGTCAATATTCCACAACCTAATGAAGGAAACAGGGGCAGGATAG
- a CDS encoding DUF6266 family protein, with translation MGKINQGILGGVSGQVGNVIGGTWKGIDYLRIKPSSVANPRTEGQVDQRSKFSTVLKFLQPMTDFLRVGFKQYANKMTQFNAAMSYNLNNAITGAYPNFMVDYASALVSRGNLTGAANGAASSPSAGNVEATWTDNSGSGSALATDKALIALLNTTRGEAVFTTAGPARSVGTATIPVPSEYSGEDVEVFLGFVSEDGTKVANSSYLGSVTVA, from the coding sequence ATGGGAAAAATTAATCAAGGTATTCTCGGTGGTGTCTCAGGACAGGTTGGGAATGTAATCGGTGGAACTTGGAAGGGCATCGATTACCTAAGAATCAAACCTTCCAGTGTAGCGAACCCAAGAACTGAAGGTCAGGTTGACCAGCGTTCTAAGTTCTCAACTGTATTGAAGTTCTTGCAGCCAATGACAGACTTCCTTAGAGTTGGTTTTAAGCAGTATGCCAACAAGATGACGCAATTCAATGCGGCCATGTCATACAACCTGAACAATGCCATTACAGGAGCTTACCCCAACTTCATGGTAGACTATGCAAGTGCATTGGTCTCAAGAGGAAACCTGACTGGTGCTGCGAATGGTGCAGCTTCTTCTCCAAGTGCTGGAAACGTAGAAGCGACCTGGACAGACAATTCAGGAAGTGGTAGTGCCTTAGCAACGGACAAAGCTCTGATTGCTCTTTTGAATACCACAAGAGGTGAGGCAGTTTTCACAACTGCGGGACCAGCAAGATCAGTTGGTACAGCAACCATTCCAGTGCCTTCTGAATACTCAGGAGAAGACGTTGAAGTCTTCTTAGGGTTTGTATCAGAAGACGGAACTAAAGTTGCTAACAGCTCTTATTTAGGCTCTGTAACAGTTGCGTAA
- a CDS encoding OsmC family protein — translation MSELVQRTFQGIIEATKKDVSLTKGVFRVTSEMDEHVRVKNTARDFEFIADEPEALAGTNLGPNPVEYLLASLGSCQVITYQVVASLKGIQLNNVKVETKGNIDWRGFLGIDENVRPGYHKIEVETIIDSDESPERIQELIKEVEARCPVLDNLVNTVKVESKISIVNEKNPVV, via the coding sequence ATGTCAGAATTAGTGCAGCGAACATTCCAAGGAATTATTGAAGCTACCAAAAAAGATGTAAGCCTAACAAAAGGAGTATTTAGAGTTACTTCCGAAATGGATGAGCATGTCCGCGTGAAAAATACGGCGAGAGATTTCGAGTTTATCGCAGATGAACCAGAAGCTTTGGCGGGAACAAACTTAGGCCCCAATCCTGTAGAGTATTTATTGGCTTCTCTAGGCTCATGCCAGGTGATTACCTATCAAGTTGTCGCTTCCCTAAAAGGAATTCAGTTAAACAATGTCAAGGTAGAAACCAAAGGGAATATAGACTGGAGGGGATTCCTGGGAATAGACGAAAATGTCCGTCCCGGATACCATAAAATAGAAGTGGAAACGATTATTGATTCTGACGAAAGTCCTGAAAGGATACAGGAGCTTATTAAAGAGGTAGAGGCGCGTTGCCCTGTATTGGACAACCTGGTAAATACTGTAAAAGTAGAAAGCAAGATATCTATTGTCAATGAGAAAAATCCTGTTGTCTAA